The region CAGTCATGTTCTTCAAATGTCATGTGAATCGGTAAATCGGGATTGAAAACTGGAATGGTGGTGCTGTTCATGGTGCTATCACTGTAATTCTTTATTTCAATATAGGCCAATGTGATGTTCTACGAAATTTCAAAGATCAGGACATCCTGTTGCATAAATTAGAACAGGAGATAATGAAGAATGTGCTATAGGCTAGTAATTCTAGTAATTAAAGAAAGCGATATTTAAAGCGCTAAAAAAGGTATACCGAAAGATACTTCTTCTATTTTCCATGCACAAAATGTGTATTCAGGGCTTTATACCTAATGTGATATGCAAGCTCCATTCAGACAAAATCAGCTAATGTCAGGGAACAACAAAAATATCTGATTCAGGATGAAGAGATGACTAATTTGCATGTATCCCAACCCGTTGGCTGTATTATTCAAGGAAAAATGGTACAAGGCGCTGCCGAAAGTTTTGTGGTGATCAATCCTGCTGATGAGCAGGTATTGGCCCTATGTTCCTCTCCCTCGGAAGCACAAATTGAAGACGCTATCCGTAGTGCCGAGCAGGCTTTTCATCAATCGAAAAATACGGATGATGCCACGCGACAGTCAATCTTGCATCGTATTGCGGATCGTATTGAAGAACATCGGGAAGAGTTAGCGCGTTTGGTGGTGCAGGAGCAGGGCAAACCTTATGCGCTGGCTGAATTTGAAGTCGGTGGGGCCATTGCCTGGACCCGCTATCAGGCAGAACTCAAGATTGAAACTGAAATCTTACAGGATGATGCCAATAAACGGATCGAACTGCATCATCGGCCTTTAGGGATTGTGGCATCGGTCACTCCATGGAACTGGCCTTTAATGATTGCTGTCTGGCATATCATGCCGGCAATTCGCGCTGGCAATGTGGTCATCAATAAACCTTCAGAATTTACCCCATTGTCGACCCTTCGATTGGGTGAGTTGATTCAGGAAGAAGTTGCACCTGGAGTGGTATCTATACTTACTGGAGGCGGTGAGGTCGGTGCCAAGCTGACCAGTCACTCTGCAATTGCCAAAGTGGTATTTACCGGTTCGACCGCAACTGGTCAAAGAATCATGCAGAGCGCAGCAGCGACTTTCAAGCATCTGACACTGGAACTTGGTGGCAATGATGCAGGCATTGTTTTGCCAGATACCGACATTCAGGCGATGGCAACCCGAATCTTTCATGGAGCCTTTATCAACATGGGCCAGACCTGTGCAGCATTGAAACGCCTGTATGTACATGACAGTCAGTATGATGCACTGGCACAGGAATTAGTAAAAGTCGCACAGCAACAGTCTCTGGGAGATGGTTTAGCCGAGACGACTACTTTTGGTCCAGTGCAGAACATCAAGCACTACCAAAAAGTTCAGGCCATGATTCAGGAAGCCCAGGATGAAGGGGCAATAGTCATGACATCCGAGCAAAATTTACCAGATACAGGCTATTTTATTGCACCGACGATTGTGACCAATGTAAGCCCAGATAGCCGTCTGGTGCAGGAAGAGCAGTTTGGTCCGGTATTACCTTTGATCCGTTATCACGATATTGAAGAAGTACTGACTGAAGCCAAC is a window of Acinetobacter sp. ASP199 DNA encoding:
- a CDS encoding aldehyde dehydrogenase family protein, giving the protein MVQGAAESFVVINPADEQVLALCSSPSEAQIEDAIRSAEQAFHQSKNTDDATRQSILHRIADRIEEHREELARLVVQEQGKPYALAEFEVGGAIAWTRYQAELKIETEILQDDANKRIELHHRPLGIVASVTPWNWPLMIAVWHIMPAIRAGNVVINKPSEFTPLSTLRLGELIQEEVAPGVVSILTGGGEVGAKLTSHSAIAKVVFTGSTATGQRIMQSAAATFKHLTLELGGNDAGIVLPDTDIQAMATRIFHGAFINMGQTCAALKRLYVHDSQYDALAQELVKVAQQQSLGDGLAETTTFGPVQNIKHYQKVQAMIQEAQDEGAIVMTSEQNLPDTGYFIAPTIVTNVSPDSRLVQEEQFGPVLPLIRYHDIEEVLTEANNTDFGLGGSIWSSDLEQAQQFAQRLSCGTAWINTHGEIFPHVPFGGWKHSGIGAQFGLSGLLENTIQQVVHINKN